A single genomic interval of Mycosarcoma maydis chromosome 8, whole genome shotgun sequence harbors:
- a CDS encoding serine/threonine protein kinase B-related Ukb1 has protein sequence MPTTVPSTVASANAVSSIQSQKKFSTFAGLRDMSARGGSYNGTTGQPNSNRTSIRGLFDEDGNPGSLNASPRLPTTELNSTLTDPASAAALGRSADGPWSISVAEAKDKREGRKRKQLVASYTLYVTTPTHNLTLIRSANDITEVDQKIRDALPSSRLPALPTMPNFAPSSSGRKFFQTLSRTLSPGASKSRSTFSNLIGDPATSAADLDASGAVSPPPSAPLSPVPGVNTKLASHSITTQLATYFTALANNPATREHKAWKRFVRVEADDFQSVRVERRVRKVRSDLAEHVKSSVAPRNTNVGVAPAQSDLEEDGGPTEDDLDLDSADDSSRASGTPAGRISRATVVSRSGSLDTTSSDRRGVADDSRSTNTNIEMIPEEQHGEDFHEASTDRQGDAAKLHHNRSHRRRKGSNKVTVDDFEMIRVLGKGCAGKVLLVRHTSSRGLYAMKSIHKRHVLAHQELQHTLTEQAVLKRMAKDVLDPFVVRLWWSFHDRNNLYLVMDFHPGGDLATQLSRWGRLGRDRARFYAAEIVEGVEGLHKAGVIYRDLKPENVLIGADGHIVLSDFGLSKEFSSRSRSVGSITPPPTSPGRSHSSTSVNKQRSTHWMSASDDAADGSSRSSSSRWLDERETTTTFCGTAEYLAPEVLQGQAYSYEVDWWSFGTMLYEMLTGITPFWADTHADMYAKVLRDPLVFPEDRVLDQDTKSILRGLLQRNPQLRMKEPRIKKHPYFSMIEWDHIFHKRYIPPYIPPIDPDNEIDTQNFDETFLEMQPTVAHEQDVSVDMTSAAGEDVVGGTGFTHTADDPLKRTAGAAAAATPDQSMDDREASQHNNLFDGYSFRGRKDSGSIISNLSSDQLEEDVGNAALSASPVKKVAANGVKHQPKQLSPAPTVAKVSTAPVAAQATELQSQSQSASTQHPVVDASIIEEEEEDDDETAARNAAAVLAQLEQEANMEASSVAGTSATDGLIGDGMQPHSRDCTTTNSDSQSDRSVSQIQSSPASSYASRSAAPRKTVPSAVGRPSHGAIHEDDGEDDDWDMVELSGPDGALKSELNGGRGTNLFARGVVDTYRLLRRQESSRIPASSSHSSTSSRPFNRLGKRRNGQGLASMRSKASMGELPTANSLNTVTPTDAIPLNGDAEKEAAVEQAAAKLSATGGRASVLSASSHTELNRRSAASPSLSGSEENKHQARLKKIKRFTTFFENSSHR, from the coding sequence ATGCCTACCACAGTGCCCTCGACGGTGGCCTCGGCCAATGCCGTCTCGTCCATTCAGAGTCAGAAGAAATTCAGTACCTTTGCAGGTCTCAGAGATATGTCAGCTCGCGGAGGCAGTTACAACGGTACTACCGGTCAGCCCAACAGCAACCGCACCAGCATTCGCGGTCTCTTTGACGAAGATGGCAATCCTGGCTCACTCAACGCCAGTCCTCGGCTTCCCACCACCGAACTCAACTCCACGCTGACAGATCCCGCGTCGGCTGCCGCCCTTGGCAGGTCTGCAGATGGACCGTGGAGCATCAGCGTCGCTGAAGCCAAGGATAAGCGCGAAGGCCGCAAACGCAAACAGCTGGTCGCATCCTACACTCTCTATGTAACTACTCCCACCCACAACCTCACTCTCATCCGCTCCGCCAACGATATCACCGAGGTCGACCAAAAGATCAGAGATGCGCTTCCGTCAAGTCGTCTTCCCGCCCTGCCCACGATGCCCAACTTTGCTCCCTCGTCTAGCGGTCGAAAGTTTTTCCAAACCCTATCCCGCACCTTATCTCCTGGCGCTTCTAAATCACGATCCACCTTCTCCAACTTGATCGGAGATCCTGCAACATCAGCCGCTGATCTCGATGCATCTGGCGCTGtctctccaccaccatctgCTCCGCTCTCTCCCGTGCCGGGGGTCAACACTAAGCTCGCTTCACATTCCATTACCACGCAACTTGCCACTTACTTTACTGCTCTCGCCAATAACCCGGCAACACGCGAGCACAAAGCTTGGAAACGCTTCGTTCGtgtcgaagccgacgacTTCCAAAGtgttcgagtcgagcgccGGGTCCGCAAGGTCCGCAGCGATCTAGCCGAACATGTCAAGTCGTCCGTGGCACCGCGCAACACCAATGTCGGTGTCGCTCCGGCGCAGTCCGACCTCGAAGAAGATGGTGGGCCCACCGAAGACGACCTCGATCTAGACTCGGCCGATGACTCTTCGCGTGCTTCAGGCACGCCAGCTGGCCGAATCAGCCGCGCCACCGTCGTTTCCCGTTCCGGCTCCCTCGACACCACCTCTTCTGACAGACGTGGCGTGGCTGACGACAGCCGCTCCACTAACACCAACATCGAAATGATCCCAGAGGAGCAACATGGCGAAGATTTTCACGAAGCCAGCACCGATAGGCAAGGTGATGCAGCCAAGCTTCATCACAACCGCTCCCATCGTCGCCGCAAGGGTTCCAACAAGGTCACTGTCGACGACTTTGAGATGATCCGCGTGCTTGGCAAGGGTTGCGCTGGCAAGGTCCTTCTCGTGCGTCATACATCGTCGCGGGGTCTCTATGCGATGAAGTCGATTCACAAGAGGCACGTGCTAGCACACCAAGAGCTGCAGCATACGCTCACCGAGCAAGCCGTGCTCAAGCGCATGGCCAAGGACGTCCTCGACCCCTTTGTGGTGCGCTTGTGGTGGTCCTTCCACGACCGAAATAACCTCTATCTTGTCATGGACTTCCACCCGGGCGGAGATCTTGCCACACAGCTCTCGCGGTGGGGACGTCTTGGCCGTGATCGCGCTCGATTCTACGCagccgagatcgtcgaAGGCGTCGAAGGCCTTCACAAGGCTGGTGTCATCTATCGTGATCTCAAGCCTGAGAACGTGCTCATCGGCGCCGACGGCCACATCGTTCTCTCCGACTTTGGTCTCTCCAAGGAGTTTAGCAGTCGCAGCAGATCCGTCGGTAGCATCACCCCTCCACCCACTTCGCCTGGCCGCTCGCATTCCAGCACAAGTGTCAACAAGCAAAGATCGACGCACTGGATGTCGGCTtccgacgatgctgctgatggaTCGTCTAGGTCATCTTCCAGCCGATGGCTTGACGAGCGGGAAACCACCACCACATTCTGCGGCACTGCCGAGTATCTGGCACCCGAGGTTCTCCAGGGTCAAGCCTACTCGTACGAGGTCGACTGGTGGAGCTTCGGTACTATGCTCTACGAAATGCTCACTGGCATCACACCCTTCTGGGCCGACACGCATGCCGACATGTATGCCAAGGTGCTTCGCGACCCCTTGGTCTTCCCCGAAGATCGAGTCCTGGACCAGGACACCAAGAGTATCCTCCGCGGTCTGCTGCAGAGGAACCCGCAGCTGCGAATGAAGGAGCCGCGAATCAAGAAGCACCCTTACTTTTCCATGATCGAGTGGGACCACATCTTCCATAAGCGCTACATTCCGCCCTACATCCCTCCCATCGATCCCGATAACGAGATCGACACACAGAACTTTGACGAGACCTTCTTGGAGATGCAGCCTACCGTCGCTCACGAACAAGATGTGAGCGTCGACATGACCTCTGCCGCTGGCGAGGACGTCGTCGGTGGTACTGGGTTTACCCATACTGCCGATGATCCCTTGAAACGCACTGCAggtgcggctgcagcagccacgcCGGACCAGAGCATGGACGATCGAGAAGCGTCGCAGCACAACAATCTCTTTGACGGATACTCCTTCAGGGGCCGAAAAGATTCTGGCTCGATCATCTCGAACCTGTCGTCTGATCAGCTAGAGGAAGATGTGGGCAATGCTGCTCTCTCGGCCTCGCCCGTAAAGAAAGTTGCTGCCAATGGCGTCAAGCACCAACCAAAGCAGCTTTCCCCAGCGCCTACTGTCGCAAAGGTGTCGACCGCTCCTGTAGCTGCACAGGCCACCGAGttgcagtcacagtcgcAAAGCGCGTCGACTCAGCATCCTGTCGTCGATGCCTCGATcatcgaggaagaggaggaggacgacgacgaaacAGCAGCCCGCAACGCAGCTGCAGTGCTCGCCCAGCTTGAACAAGAAGCAAACATGGAAGCATCCTCGGTAGCAGGCACGTCGGCTACGGACGGCTTGATCGGCGATGGCATGCAGCCCCATAGTCGAGACTGCACGACCACAAACTCAGACTCGCAGAGTGACCGTTCCGTCAGTCAGATTCAGAGCTCCCCTGCCAGCTCATACGCGAGTCGGTCGGCAGCGCCCCGCAAGACAGTTCCCTCTGCCGTCGGGCGTCCGAGTCATGGTGCTATCCACGAAGACGACggcgaggacgatgacTGGGACATGGTCGAGCTGTCCGGTCCCGATGGTGCGCTAAAGTCTGAGCTCAACGGCGGACGCGGTACCAACCTTTTTGCCCGCGGCGTTGTCGATACGTACCGCCTGCTTCGGCGCCAAGAATCTTCGCGCATCCCAGCTTCGTCAAGTCactcatccacctcgagccGCCCCTTCAACCGTCTCGGCAAGCGACGCAATGGCCAGGGCTTGGCCTCGATGCGATCCAAGGCCTCAATGGGCGAGCTTCCGACGGCGAACAGCCTCAACACGGTTACGCCAACGGATGCGATCCCTCTGAATGGCGATGCGGAGAAGGAAGCTGCGGTCGAACAGGCGGCGGCCAAGCTGTCAGCCACCGGCGGCCGTGCATCGGTTTTATCGGCATCTTCCCACACCGAGCTGAACCGTCGATCTGCAGCCTCACCAAGCCTCTCGGGCAGCGAGGAGAACAAGCACCAGGCTCGGCTCAAGAAGATCAAGCGCTTCACGACGTTTTTCGAGAATTCCTCGCATCGTTGA